From one Mycolicibacterium sp. HK-90 genomic stretch:
- a CDS encoding amino acid ABC transporter permease gives MTGASVLFDAPGPRARARNHVFTALTVVVAGVVIAFVLFQLWAKDQFQAEKWEPFLTPNLWTTYVLPGIEGTLTAAGISIVLALVLGLFLGVGRLSPVGPVRWICAVIVEFFRAVPVLIMMIFAYFLYGMYDLFPSKHIALAGVVTGLTLYNAAVIAEIVRAGVHSLPRGQQEAAWSLGLTWSQTMRLILLPQAITAMLPVLVSQLVVVLKDTAIGYQITFVEMVRQGTNIGSAYTNILPALIVIAILMISVNFALSVLATRIERRLRRSSRGPAPLEPEAVEQEGAPGAQVLHTQRD, from the coding sequence ATGACGGGCGCATCGGTCCTGTTCGACGCCCCGGGCCCGCGGGCGCGCGCACGCAACCATGTGTTCACCGCGCTCACCGTGGTGGTCGCCGGCGTCGTGATCGCGTTCGTGCTGTTCCAGTTGTGGGCCAAGGACCAGTTCCAGGCCGAGAAATGGGAGCCGTTTCTCACCCCGAACCTGTGGACCACCTACGTGCTGCCGGGCATCGAAGGCACGTTGACCGCGGCCGGGATATCGATCGTGCTGGCGCTCGTACTGGGCCTGTTCCTCGGCGTCGGGCGGCTGTCTCCGGTGGGCCCGGTGCGGTGGATCTGCGCGGTGATCGTCGAGTTCTTCCGCGCGGTGCCGGTGCTGATCATGATGATCTTCGCCTACTTCCTCTACGGGATGTATGACCTGTTCCCGTCCAAACACATCGCACTGGCCGGTGTGGTCACGGGTCTGACGCTCTACAACGCCGCCGTCATCGCCGAGATCGTGCGCGCGGGCGTCCATTCCCTCCCGCGCGGGCAACAGGAGGCCGCGTGGTCACTCGGGTTGACCTGGTCCCAGACGATGCGGCTTATCCTGCTGCCGCAGGCGATCACCGCGATGTTGCCCGTGCTGGTGTCCCAGTTGGTGGTGGTGCTCAAGGACACCGCGATCGGCTACCAGATCACCTTCGTCGAGATGGTGCGTCAGGGCACGAACATCGGATCGGCCTACACCAACATCCTGCCCGCGCTGATCGTCATCGCGATCCTGATGATCAGCGTGAACTTCGCGCTGTCAGTCTTGGCGACCCGGATCGAACGCCGGTTGCGCCGCTCCAGCCGCGGTCCCGCGCCGCTGGAGCCCGAAGCCGTCGAGCAGGAAGGTGCACCGGGCGCGCAGGTACTGCACACCCAGCGCGACTGA
- the recA gene encoding recombinase RecA produces the protein MAQQAPDREKALELAMAQIDKNFGKGSVMRLGEEVRQPISVIPTGSISLDVALGIGGLPRGRVVEIYGPESSGKTTVALHAVANAQAAGGIAAFIDAEHALDPEYAKKLGVDTDSLLVSQPDTGEQALEIADMLVRSGALDILVIDSVAALVPRAEIEGEMGDSHVGLQARLMSQALRKMTGALNNSGTTAIFINQLREKIGVMFGSPETTTGGKALKFYASVRLDVRRIETLKDGTDAVGNRTRVKVVKNKVSPPFKQAEFDILYGQGISREGSLIDMGVEHGFIRKSGSWFTYEGEQLGQGKENARKFLLENVDVANEIEKKIKEKLGIGAVVTAEAKADDVLPAPVDF, from the coding sequence ATGGCGCAACAGGCCCCTGATCGCGAAAAAGCGCTCGAACTGGCGATGGCCCAGATCGACAAGAATTTCGGTAAAGGCTCGGTGATGCGCCTCGGTGAAGAGGTGCGCCAGCCGATCTCGGTGATCCCCACCGGTTCCATCTCGCTGGACGTGGCGCTCGGTATCGGCGGCCTGCCGCGCGGTCGTGTGGTCGAGATCTACGGCCCGGAATCCTCGGGTAAGACGACGGTGGCGCTGCACGCGGTGGCCAACGCCCAGGCTGCCGGCGGCATCGCGGCGTTCATCGACGCCGAGCACGCCCTGGATCCCGAGTACGCCAAGAAGCTCGGGGTCGACACCGACTCACTGCTGGTGAGCCAGCCCGACACCGGTGAGCAGGCGCTGGAGATCGCCGACATGCTGGTGCGCTCGGGCGCGCTGGACATCCTGGTCATCGACTCGGTGGCGGCGCTGGTGCCCCGCGCCGAGATCGAGGGTGAGATGGGCGACAGCCACGTCGGTCTGCAGGCCCGCCTGATGAGCCAGGCGCTGCGCAAGATGACGGGTGCGCTGAACAACTCGGGCACCACCGCGATCTTCATCAACCAGCTTCGCGAGAAGATCGGCGTGATGTTCGGCTCGCCCGAAACCACCACGGGTGGTAAGGCTTTGAAGTTCTACGCCTCGGTCCGCCTGGATGTGCGCCGCATCGAGACGCTCAAGGACGGCACCGACGCGGTCGGTAACCGCACCCGGGTCAAGGTCGTCAAGAACAAGGTGTCGCCGCCGTTCAAGCAGGCCGAGTTCGACATCCTCTACGGTCAGGGCATCAGCCGCGAAGGCTCGCTCATCGACATGGGTGTCGAGCACGGCTTCATCCGCAAGTCCGGGTCCTGGTTCACCTATGAGGGTGAGCAGCTGGGCCAAGGCAAGGAGAACGCCCGCAAGTTCCTGTTGGAGAACGTCGACGTCGCCAACGAGATCGAGAAGAAGATCAAGGAGAAGCTCGGTATCGGCGCCGTCGTGACCGCCGAGGCAAAGGCTGATGACGTCCTTCCCGCCCCGGTTGACTTCTGA
- a CDS encoding glutamate ABC transporter substrate-binding protein translates to MPSVPFKLVGTLALAIALPFAATACGGGGDDGNKIVIGTKYDQPGLGQKNPDGTMSGFDVDVAKYVAKELGYTDDQIEWKEAPSAQRETLIQNDQVDYIVATYSITDARKEKVDFAGPYLLTGQSLLVRADNTDITGAASLENNKKLCSVSGSTPAQRIKDEYPKVQLQQYDTYSLCLEALKNGNIDALTTDEVILAGYAAQSPGTFKLVGDTFSEERYGIGLKKGDTELRNKINDAIEKMESSGAWKEAFDKNLGPAGIEAPQPPSVDRN, encoded by the coding sequence ATGCCCTCCGTGCCGTTCAAGTTGGTCGGTACCCTCGCTCTCGCGATCGCACTCCCCTTCGCCGCGACCGCGTGTGGCGGCGGTGGTGATGACGGCAACAAGATCGTCATCGGCACCAAATACGACCAGCCCGGCCTGGGCCAGAAGAACCCGGACGGCACGATGTCCGGATTCGACGTCGACGTCGCCAAGTACGTGGCCAAGGAACTCGGCTACACCGACGATCAGATCGAATGGAAGGAAGCGCCGTCCGCCCAGCGTGAGACGCTCATCCAGAACGACCAGGTCGACTACATCGTGGCCACCTACTCCATCACCGACGCCCGCAAGGAGAAGGTCGACTTCGCCGGGCCGTACCTGCTCACCGGACAGAGCCTGCTGGTGCGTGCCGACAACACCGACATCACCGGTGCGGCGTCGCTGGAGAACAACAAGAAGCTGTGCTCGGTGTCCGGTTCCACCCCGGCACAGCGCATCAAGGACGAGTACCCGAAGGTGCAGCTGCAGCAGTACGACACCTACTCGCTGTGCCTCGAGGCGCTCAAGAACGGCAACATCGACGCGCTGACCACAGATGAGGTGATCCTGGCCGGGTATGCCGCGCAGAGCCCCGGGACGTTCAAGCTCGTCGGCGACACCTTCTCCGAGGAGCGCTACGGCATCGGCCTGAAGAAGGGCGACACCGAACTGCGCAACAAGATCAACGACGCTATCGAGAAGATGGAATCGAGCGGCGCCTGGAAGGAAGCCTTCGACAAGAATCTGGGCCCGGCCGGCATCGAGGCACCGCAGCCGCCGTCCGTCGATCGCAACTGA
- the recX gene encoding recombination regulator RecX: MTSFPPRLTSESSGTPEEEQAQDPRKREEQAKSVCLRLLTVRARTRAELTEHLAKRGYEEGLSARVLDRLAEVGLIDDEDFAEQWVRSRHANAGKGKRALAVELRKKGVDNDVIDAALADLDPAAERQRAEQLVRDKLRRERLNDDDGDVKVTRRLVGMLARRGYHQSMAFDVVSVELASERERRRV, from the coding sequence ATGACGTCCTTCCCGCCCCGGTTGACTTCTGAGTCGTCGGGTACGCCCGAGGAGGAGCAGGCGCAGGATCCTCGCAAACGTGAGGAGCAGGCCAAGAGCGTCTGCCTGCGTCTGCTCACCGTGCGGGCCCGCACCCGTGCCGAGCTGACCGAACACCTCGCCAAACGGGGGTACGAAGAGGGGCTGAGCGCGCGGGTGCTCGACCGGCTGGCCGAGGTCGGGCTTATCGACGACGAGGATTTCGCCGAGCAGTGGGTACGTTCCCGTCACGCCAACGCGGGAAAAGGCAAGCGCGCCTTGGCTGTCGAGCTTCGCAAGAAGGGCGTCGACAACGACGTCATCGACGCGGCCCTGGCCGATCTTGACCCGGCAGCCGAGCGGCAACGGGCCGAGCAGTTGGTCCGCGACAAGCTTCGGCGTGAGCGGCTCAACGACGATGACGGCGACGTGAAGGTCACCCGCCGGCTCGTCGGCATGTTGGCTCGGCGCGGTTACCACCAGTCGATGGCCTTCGACGTGGTCAGCGTGGAGCTGGCCAGTGAACGCGAGCGGCGCCGGGTGTGA
- a CDS encoding amino acid ABC transporter permease — protein sequence MEIFTEYRDEIFAAFWTTIQLTVFSAIGALVLGTVLAAMRLAPVPVLNWLGTTYVNVVRNTPLTLIIVFCSLGVGQTLQITFTNPDSPTSIVDTNFRLALLGLTVYTASFVCETIRSGVNTVPLGQAEAARSLGFTFGQNLRLILLPQAFRAVIIPLGSVLIALTKNTTIASAIGVAEAALLMKEMIEDTAAVLTIGVIMAAGFILLTLPLGLFFGWLGKRLAVAR from the coding sequence GTGGAGATCTTCACCGAGTACCGCGACGAGATATTCGCGGCGTTCTGGACGACCATCCAGCTGACCGTGTTCTCCGCGATCGGGGCACTCGTGCTCGGCACCGTGCTGGCCGCCATGCGGCTGGCACCCGTGCCGGTGCTCAACTGGCTCGGCACCACGTACGTCAACGTGGTCCGCAATACCCCCCTGACCCTGATCATCGTGTTCTGTTCGCTCGGGGTCGGGCAGACCCTGCAGATCACATTCACCAACCCGGACTCGCCAACCTCCATCGTGGACACCAACTTCCGGTTGGCTCTGCTCGGATTGACCGTCTACACCGCGTCATTCGTCTGCGAGACGATCCGGTCCGGAGTGAATACGGTGCCGCTGGGGCAGGCCGAGGCCGCGAGGTCCCTGGGGTTCACCTTCGGGCAGAACCTGCGGTTGATCCTGCTACCCCAGGCATTTCGGGCGGTGATCATCCCGTTGGGTTCGGTGTTGATCGCCCTGACGAAGAACACCACGATCGCCTCGGCGATCGGGGTGGCGGAGGCCGCGCTGTTGATGAAGGAGATGATCGAGGACACCGCGGCGGTTCTCACCATCGGCGTCATCATGGCGGCCGGGTTCATTCTGCTGACGCTGCCGCTGGGGTTGTTCTTCGGGTGGCTGGGTAAGCGATTGGCGGTTGCACGGTGA
- a CDS encoding glycosyltransferase, with amino-acid sequence MRVAVVAGPDPGHAFPALALCLKFLAAGDTPTLLTGVEWLDTARAAGVDAVELAGLDPTEDDDDADAGAKIHRRAGRMAQLNVPGLRELRPDLVVSDVITACGGLAAELLGLPWVELNPHPLYLPSKGLPPIGSGLAPGAGIRGRLRDTVMRALTARSWRAGLAQRAAVRAEIGLPAVDHGPLRRLIATLPALEVPRPDWPAEAVVVGPLHFEPTDSVLDVPAGTGPVVVVAPSTATTGAQGMAELALETLRPGETLPHGARVVVSRLGGADVEVPPWAVVGLGRQDELLSHADLVICGGGHGMVSKTLLAGVPMVVVPGGGDQWEIANRVARQGSAQLVRPLSGDALAAAVGTVLGSPSYRAAARRAGASVAEVADPVRVCHDALVGAG; translated from the coding sequence GTGCGCGTAGCAGTGGTCGCCGGACCCGATCCCGGACATGCCTTCCCGGCCCTCGCGTTGTGCCTGAAGTTCCTGGCCGCCGGGGACACCCCGACCCTGCTGACCGGGGTGGAATGGCTCGACACCGCGCGGGCCGCGGGTGTTGACGCCGTCGAACTCGCCGGCCTGGATCCCACCGAGGACGACGACGATGCCGACGCCGGGGCCAAGATCCACCGGCGCGCCGGCCGGATGGCGCAGCTCAACGTGCCCGGGCTGCGCGAGCTGCGTCCGGACCTGGTGGTCTCCGACGTGATCACGGCCTGTGGCGGTCTGGCGGCCGAACTGCTCGGATTGCCGTGGGTCGAGCTGAACCCGCATCCGCTGTACCTGCCGTCGAAGGGGTTGCCGCCGATCGGCAGCGGGCTGGCCCCCGGTGCCGGTATCCGCGGGCGCCTGCGCGACACCGTGATGCGGGCGCTGACCGCACGGTCGTGGCGGGCCGGCCTGGCCCAGCGGGCCGCGGTCCGGGCCGAGATCGGGCTGCCGGCGGTGGACCACGGCCCGTTGCGACGGCTGATCGCCACCCTGCCCGCGCTGGAGGTGCCGCGCCCCGACTGGCCGGCCGAGGCCGTGGTGGTGGGCCCGTTGCACTTCGAGCCGACGGACTCGGTGCTGGACGTCCCGGCGGGCACCGGGCCGGTCGTCGTGGTCGCGCCGTCCACCGCGACCACCGGTGCCCAGGGTATGGCTGAACTCGCCCTGGAGACGCTGCGGCCGGGGGAGACGCTGCCCCATGGTGCCCGCGTGGTGGTCTCACGGCTGGGCGGCGCCGACGTGGAGGTGCCGCCGTGGGCGGTGGTGGGGCTGGGCCGTCAGGACGAACTGCTGTCGCACGCCGATCTGGTGATCTGCGGCGGCGGGCACGGCATGGTGTCCAAGACCCTGTTGGCCGGGGTGCCGATGGTGGTGGTTCCCGGCGGCGGGGACCAGTGGGAGATCGCCAATCGTGTTGCGCGCCAAGGTAGTGCGCAGCTGGTGCGGCCGCTTTCGGGTGACGCCCTGGCCGCGGCGGTCGGCACTGTCCTCGGTTCGCCGTCCTATCGCGCCGCCGCACGGCGGGCCGGGGCGTCGGTGGCCGAGGTCGCAGATCCGGTACGGGTGTGCCATGACGCGCTGGTCGGCGCTGGGTAG
- a CDS encoding amino acid ABC transporter ATP-binding protein produces MISLQGVNKHFGALHVLKDIDLDVGRGQVIVVLGPSGSGKSTLCRTINRLETIDSGTIAIDGQALPAEGRKLAELRSDVGMVFQSFNLFAHKTILENVTLAPVKVRRKSKAQARDNAMALLDRVGVANQADKYPAQLSGGQQQRVAIARSLAMNPKVMLFDEPTSALDPEMINEVLAVMTSLAGEGMTMVVVTHEMGFARRASDRVVFMADGAIVEDAAPAEFFDNPKSDRAKDFLGKILHH; encoded by the coding sequence ATGATCTCACTTCAGGGAGTCAACAAACACTTCGGTGCGCTGCACGTACTCAAGGACATCGACCTCGATGTGGGGCGCGGCCAGGTGATAGTGGTGCTCGGCCCGTCGGGCTCCGGGAAGTCCACGTTGTGCCGCACGATCAACCGGCTGGAGACCATCGACTCCGGCACCATCGCCATCGATGGCCAGGCGCTGCCCGCCGAGGGCCGCAAGCTGGCCGAGCTGCGCTCGGACGTCGGCATGGTGTTCCAGTCCTTCAATCTGTTCGCGCACAAGACGATCCTGGAGAACGTCACCCTCGCCCCGGTCAAGGTGAGGCGGAAGTCCAAGGCGCAGGCCCGCGACAACGCGATGGCCCTGCTGGATCGGGTCGGGGTGGCCAACCAGGCCGACAAGTACCCGGCCCAGTTGTCCGGCGGGCAGCAGCAGCGCGTGGCGATCGCCCGCTCACTGGCGATGAACCCGAAGGTGATGCTGTTCGACGAGCCCACCAGCGCCCTCGATCCCGAGATGATCAACGAGGTGCTGGCAGTGATGACCTCCCTGGCCGGCGAGGGGATGACGATGGTCGTCGTCACCCACGAGATGGGCTTCGCCCGCCGCGCGTCGGACCGCGTGGTGTTCATGGCCGATGGGGCCATCGTCGAGGACGCCGCACCGGCCGAGTTCTTCGACAACCCGAAATCCGACCGCGCCAAAGATTTTCTCGGCAAGATTCTCCATCACTGA
- a CDS encoding DUF3046 domain-containing protein — MRLTEFHDLVDGQFGAIRGRSLLVDHVLAALDGRTAAQAIEEGVEPRSVWRALCADFDVPREQW; from the coding sequence GTGCGGTTGACGGAATTCCATGACCTCGTGGACGGCCAGTTCGGCGCGATCCGGGGGCGCTCACTGCTCGTCGACCATGTGCTGGCAGCGCTCGACGGCCGGACCGCCGCACAGGCGATCGAGGAGGGCGTGGAGCCACGGAGTGTGTGGCGGGCGTTGTGCGCGGACTTCGATGTCCCGCGCGAACAGTGGTGA
- a CDS encoding AAA family ATPase, translated as MTRPGDVVILSGPPASGKTTVAELIAGTAAKPTVHMTTDQFYRAIRAGYVLPYLPEAQRQNEVVVDAIVAAVAAYARGGFDVVVDGIVGPWFLPPFRDMAAEAGFALSYIVLRPALDTSLRRAHARSGDDLKDPTAITGLHDAFSQLDELEGHVIDNTALDATATADQVRQAIASGRYRLV; from the coding sequence GTGACCAGGCCCGGAGATGTGGTCATCCTGTCCGGTCCGCCGGCTTCCGGCAAGACCACGGTGGCAGAGCTCATCGCCGGCACGGCCGCTAAGCCGACCGTGCACATGACGACGGACCAGTTCTACCGTGCGATTCGGGCCGGCTACGTCTTGCCGTATCTGCCTGAGGCGCAACGGCAGAACGAAGTCGTCGTCGACGCGATCGTGGCGGCGGTGGCGGCCTATGCCCGCGGCGGATTCGACGTGGTGGTCGACGGAATCGTCGGCCCATGGTTCTTGCCGCCGTTCCGGGACATGGCCGCCGAAGCCGGATTCGCCTTGTCCTACATCGTGCTTCGGCCCGCACTCGACACGTCACTGCGGCGCGCGCACGCCCGAAGCGGTGATGACCTGAAGGATCCCACCGCCATCACCGGCCTGCATGACGCGTTCAGTCAACTCGACGAGTTGGAGGGCCACGTCATCGACAACACGGCTCTCGACGCCACGGCCACCGCAGACCAGGTCCGGCAGGCGATCGCGTCGGGTCGTTACCGGCTGGTCTGA